The Candidatus Omnitrophota bacterium genome has a window encoding:
- a CDS encoding GTP-binding protein, with product MAKEAFVRSKPHVNIGTIGHIDHGKTTLTASILATLAQKGKATVKSY from the coding sequence ATGGCAAAAGAAGCATTCGTAAGATCCAAGCCGCACGTGAACATCGGTACGATCGGTCACATCGATCATGGCAAGACCACCCTTACAGCATCGATCCTAGCTACTCTGGCTCAGAAGGGCAAGGCGACGGTGAAGAGCTAT